Within bacterium, the genomic segment GAAGAGTCGTATAAAAAAGCCTACAACAAAGTACGCTCAAAAGCCGCTATTAAGGGTTTTCGCAAAGGTAAAGTGCCCGATGCAATTTTAGACAAATACTACGGCCAAGACCTGCACATGGAAACGCTTAATTTTTTGGTAGAAAAAACTTTTGCCGAAGCCTGTGCCGAAAACCAGATTAACCCTATTTTGCAGCCCAAGTTTGATTTGCCCGAGCTTAATCGCACAAAAGAATTTAACTATTCGGTAGAAGTTGAAGTAAAGCCCGATATTGAGCCCAAAGATTATTTGGAAATTCCTCTTAAAAAGAAAGAAGTAAAAATTGAAAAAGATGCAGTAGATGCCGAACTTAAAAGAATTCAGGAAGGTAAGGCCAGTTTAAAACCTGCTGATGACAAAAAAACTATTGAAAAAGGATTAACCG encodes:
- the tig gene encoding trigger factor, which gives rise to MKANIENLSSTKKKIKLSVPVDQVEESYKKAYNKVRSKAAIKGFRKGKVPDAILDKYYGQDLHMETLNFLVEKTFAEACAENQINPILQPKFDLPELNRTKEFNYSVEVEVKPDIEPKDYLEIPLKKKEVKIEKDAVDAELKRIQEGKASLKPADDKKTIEKGLTATIDFLGKVNGVPFQGGEAKGFMLEYGAGRFLKEFEDKMEGMNVGEARQIEITFPENYNEKTLAGKKATFDITLHALHAKDLPALDDELA